In Burkholderia pseudomultivorans, the DNA window GGCGAGGCCGTAACGGGAGCAGCGGGGCTCAGCGGCAGCCTTGCTTTTCCGCCCATTGTTCCTGGGCGGCGACGCGGCGCTGCACGCGTTCGACGAGACCGGCCGAGAAGGTCCGCATGCTGACGCCGCGGCGCTTTGCGAGGATCGTCTGCGCGACGTCGGTTTGCGGGTTCGGCTGACAGGCCCAGTAGAGCGTCATCAGCCAGCCGATGACGGTCCACCCGAACAGCGCGTTGAACAGCGCGATCGTCAGCTTGTCGTGCCGGGCGCGCCGGTC includes these proteins:
- a CDS encoding superinfection immunity protein, coding for MQNAVLIQVAGSVAAIALYFLPAVVADRRARHDKLTIALFNALFGWTVIGWLMTLYWACQPNPQTDVAQTILAKRRGVSMRTFSAGLVERVQRRVAAQEQWAEKQGCR